ATCAAGGATGATATTCGCATATTAGGTTTAGCCAAGTAAGAGTTATGCAATTTCCTCTAGCGGTGATACCGCTATTTTTTTTATCATAATTTCTTTTTTTTCATAACCATTAGCACATGACAAGAGAATATTACATACTATAGTAATTAAGATAAGCATCTTAATATTTTTTTTTGGAGGTATATGGATGAGGAATATTGACCCATTAACAACCATAATTTCTAATGTTGGTGATGATACGCTCTCAATTATTAATATGCCACGCTTATGCGAGGTGCGAAAGATATTCCTCAAAAAATCCTTTGGACCTCATCATGTTGTGGGAGATTTATGTAATAAGTATCTATATATTTCAAATTCATATAATTCTAGTGTGTGTAAATACGATTTGATTCTGGATATGATTATAGATACCGTTTATGTAGGAAGCAATCCATGTCATCTGGTACTTAACAAAAAGAACGGATTACTTTATGTGGCAAATGAGGATTCAAATTCCATTTCTGTGGTAGATGCAAAAAAAATGGTATTGCAAGCACAAATTCCTGTTGGGGAGATGCCCCATGATGTGAAACTTAATTGTGATGGAAGTTTACTTTTTATTTGTAATTTTAAAACAAATACCCTATCTATTATTAATACCATAACTAATGAAAGGGAAAGGAATATCTATGTTAACTCAAACCCTTACC
This genomic stretch from Maledivibacter sp. harbors:
- a CDS encoding beta-propeller fold lactonase family protein; amino-acid sequence: MRNIDPLTTIISNVGDDTLSIINMPRLCEVRKIFLKKSFGPHHVVGDLCNKYLYISNSYNSSVCKYDLILDMIIDTVYVGSNPCHLVLNKKNGLLYVANEDSNSISVVDAKKMVLQAQIPVGEMPHDVKLNCDGSLLFICNFKTNTLSIINTITNERERNIYVNSNPYHMNLSRDGKKLYIVNTNYSSLRKGSITILNTMNLKVEDKIDIGKTPMDVTCGLNENYLYITDMELNVVFVLDTKHKKIIDSIEVGKMPLSIKLDTHNKYLICTNIGDNTISIIDLKRFYVIKNIKVGKEPTGIICI